The following proteins are encoded in a genomic region of Paenibacillus sp. FSL H3-0469:
- a CDS encoding ABC transporter ATP-binding protein: MLALDVRHLNKKYSNFQLKDVSFQLEQGYIMGFIGVNGAGKTTTIKSILNMIQMDSGEIHILGKNIAEHEMELKQDIGCAFGDINFYTRSRIKTLTGITKKFYKNWNDDTYYKYLSRFKLDENKKIAELSTGMKVKYSLTLALSHGAKLLILDEPTSGLDPVSRDDLLDIFQELIVSGELSILFSTHITSDLERCADYITFIEQGQIVASSEKNEFKESYRLISGSEADLSRVKDRLISYKTNSFGFNGLIHTRDIDSAWTLNTAIPTLDDIMIYFAKKEGVYV, from the coding sequence ATGCTGGCTTTGGATGTTAGACACTTGAATAAGAAATATTCGAATTTTCAGCTCAAAGACGTATCTTTTCAACTGGAGCAGGGATATATTATGGGCTTCATCGGCGTGAACGGCGCCGGCAAAACAACGACGATCAAATCCATTCTAAATATGATTCAGATGGACAGCGGCGAGATCCATATTCTGGGTAAGAATATCGCGGAGCATGAGATGGAACTGAAGCAGGACATCGGCTGCGCCTTCGGCGATATTAACTTCTACACCCGCAGCCGGATCAAGACGCTGACGGGAATCACGAAGAAGTTCTATAAGAACTGGAATGATGACACATATTACAAGTATCTGAGCCGGTTTAAGCTGGACGAGAACAAGAAGATCGCTGAGCTGTCCACCGGCATGAAGGTTAAGTACAGCCTGACTCTCGCTCTGTCGCATGGCGCCAAGCTGCTCATTCTGGATGAGCCGACCAGCGGACTCGATCCGGTCTCCCGGGATGATCTGCTCGATATTTTCCAGGAGCTTATTGTCAGCGGGGAGCTTAGCATTCTGTTCTCCACCCATATTACCTCCGACCTGGAACGCTGTGCCGACTACATCACCTTCATTGAACAAGGGCAGATTGTGGCAAGTAGCGAGAAAAATGAGTTCAAGGAATCCTACCGCCTGATTAGCGGGAGCGAGGCTGACCTGAGCAGGGTGAAGGACCGCCTGATTTCTTACAAAACCAACTCCTTCGGCTTCAACGGATTGATCCATACCCGGGATATTGATTCCGCTTGGACACTTAACACGGCCATCCCGACTCTGGATGACATCATGATCTACTTTGCCAAAAAGGAGGGTGTATATGTATAA
- a CDS encoding acyltransferase, producing the protein MPTIRLGNTRLTGADGVRAIACLSVILHHLSQKLMPPAQKPWVQELQSVLLLGNSGVSLFFLLSGFLLSFPFWSAYLDNGPYPSLRTYTLRRAARIMPGFYVSMLVCLLLTWRLDIPMEYLGQRIATAFTFTSGFHYTTFFPSDLNGPLWSISFEVFCYLLMPLFMAVLFMLGKRHSFGKAILFWVAVFGLVLAANALIHHWFTPSEQGRGWDYGQVGGAKFWMPNYNPVGFFGHFIIGILAAGITNAMLQRRTKVERLSRLGVFDAATVLALGLAGFLIWRMRHAGEFDFSLQQQPYLFPVYALLFGIVLFTAPFSRVAGRVLDNRFFRFTAKVSFGLYIWHYLFITLIEKYGLQDFHFAGVRDVWRWLGISLTVVAISYAAATLSYYLIEQPFINWSKGKPFFRRKPKEKPAEAAA; encoded by the coding sequence ATGCCAACGATTCGCCTGGGCAATACCCGGCTAACAGGAGCGGATGGCGTTCGTGCGATCGCCTGCCTGTCAGTCATCCTGCATCACTTATCGCAAAAGCTGATGCCGCCCGCACAAAAGCCCTGGGTGCAGGAGCTGCAATCCGTGCTGTTGCTTGGGAATAGCGGGGTCAGTCTGTTTTTTCTGTTAAGCGGTTTCCTGCTGTCGTTTCCCTTCTGGAGTGCGTATCTCGATAACGGGCCGTATCCGAGCCTGCGGACGTACACCCTGCGCCGTGCCGCAAGAATTATGCCCGGCTTCTATGTATCCATGCTGGTGTGTCTGCTCCTGACCTGGAGGCTGGATATTCCGATGGAGTACTTGGGGCAGCGAATTGCCACAGCGTTCACCTTCACATCAGGCTTCCACTACACCACGTTCTTCCCCTCCGACTTGAACGGACCGCTCTGGTCCATCAGCTTCGAGGTCTTCTGCTATCTGCTGATGCCACTCTTCATGGCAGTGTTATTCATGCTCGGCAAGCGGCATTCCTTCGGTAAGGCGATCCTGTTCTGGGTCGCCGTATTTGGGCTGGTGCTTGCTGCCAATGCCCTCATTCATCATTGGTTTACTCCAAGCGAGCAGGGCCGGGGCTGGGACTACGGCCAAGTCGGCGGCGCAAAATTCTGGATGCCGAATTACAATCCGGTTGGCTTCTTCGGCCACTTCATCATCGGCATTCTGGCCGCAGGCATCACGAATGCCATGCTCCAGCGCCGTACCAAAGTGGAACGGCTCAGCAGGCTGGGCGTGTTCGATGCCGCCACAGTGCTTGCTCTGGGTCTGGCCGGGTTCCTGATCTGGCGGATGCGCCACGCAGGCGAATTCGACTTCAGTCTCCAGCAGCAGCCGTATCTGTTCCCGGTCTATGCCCTATTGTTCGGCATCGTGCTGTTTACCGCACCGTTCAGCCGGGTGGCCGGGCGTGTGTTGGATAACCGCTTTTTCAGGTTTACGGCCAAGGTGTCATTCGGCCTGTACATATGGCACTACCTGTTCATTACCTTGATCGAGAAGTACGGGCTTCAGGATTTCCATTTTGCCGGAGTCAGGGATGTGTGGCGCTGGCTGGGCATCAGTCTCACCGTTGTAGCCATTTCTTACGCAGCGGCGACTCTCTCGTATTATCTCATCGAGCAGCCGTTCATTAACTGGTCCAAGGGCAAGCCGTTTTTCCGGCGCAAGCCGAAGGAGAAGCCTGCGGAGGCGGCAGCCTAA
- a CDS encoding YafY family protein, whose amino-acid sequence MDKVERLITIIMILLKKDIVPSSEFAQLFGVSKRTILRDMETLSLAHIPIYATPGVQGGYGIMEEYKMDKRLLSSSDLENILAALGGLGQILLSEDVAMTIRKIEAMVSPLASKGSVQLSFYGWEGRAELAGAMKLCQEAIAGSWLLSFDYTDRTGSPTTRTVEPYQLHFSESSWYLKGFCLERMGERMFKLSRMEQLKRKGQTFSPRADMLNQARKAEVPPQLTEVKALISPSVKDQFIERYGRKSIEVYNAEQLLATFHIPQHPVGYQFLAGFGTQLEIMEPKAYREEFRKYLLEMMSRYTQ is encoded by the coding sequence ATGGACAAGGTCGAACGGCTGATTACCATCATCATGATTCTGCTCAAAAAAGACATTGTGCCCAGCTCAGAGTTCGCCCAATTATTCGGCGTGTCCAAACGGACGATTCTCCGCGATATGGAGACGCTCAGTCTGGCGCACATTCCTATATACGCCACACCCGGCGTGCAGGGCGGCTACGGCATTATGGAAGAATACAAGATGGACAAGCGGCTGCTGAGCAGCTCCGACCTGGAGAATATACTGGCTGCGCTCGGCGGGCTGGGGCAAATTCTGCTTAGCGAGGATGTAGCCATGACGATTCGAAAAATAGAAGCGATGGTTAGCCCGCTCGCTTCCAAGGGGTCGGTTCAGCTGTCCTTCTATGGCTGGGAGGGACGCGCGGAGCTTGCCGGAGCCATGAAGCTATGTCAGGAGGCCATCGCCGGGAGCTGGCTGCTCTCTTTTGACTATACCGATAGAACAGGTTCTCCTACGACACGGACGGTGGAGCCTTATCAGCTTCATTTCAGTGAATCGAGCTGGTATCTGAAGGGCTTCTGCCTGGAGCGGATGGGCGAGCGGATGTTCAAGCTCTCCCGGATGGAGCAGCTGAAGCGGAAGGGACAGACCTTCAGCCCCAGAGCGGACATGCTGAATCAGGCACGGAAGGCTGAAGTTCCGCCACAGTTAACCGAAGTGAAGGCACTGATCTCACCTTCGGTCAAAGATCAATTCATTGAACGGTATGGCCGCAAGAGCATCGAAGTCTATAACGCGGAACAACTGCTGGCTACGTTCCACATTCCGCAGCACCCGGTCGGATATCAATTCCTGGCCGGCTTCGGCACTCAACTGGAGATTATGGAGCCGAAGGCATACCGTGAAGAATTCCGTAAGTATCTGCTGGAAATGATGAGCCGGTATACGCAGTAA
- a CDS encoding CocE/NonD family hydrolase, with translation MMRNKKIWIYLCVAVLLLVGGAGIYVVQQNRFEMVEQAIQIESPEGKLTGTLVLPKESSATSGKLGLVLFIHGDGPINASHDDGYKPLWEQLASLGYASLSLDKRGIGGSAGNWLDQSIDDRVEEAREAIAWARKQPGIDPDRIGVWGASQAGWVIPKLAGKEPLAFSILVSPAVNWLRQGAYHTRQQMLQEGKSEAEIAAEEAANNEVRQLLARKASYEDYLAAVREDDPMTRERWTFVSKNYQSDAEQDLKQFRSPVLLLLGQQDIHVDWQETEQVYRKMILPGLLSVAVFPEAEHSMLSKKTADSSFRALMISLFAPRHITVPGYMNQIEDFLKELN, from the coding sequence ATGATGAGGAACAAGAAGATCTGGATTTACCTATGTGTTGCGGTACTTCTGCTGGTTGGCGGGGCAGGAATCTATGTCGTGCAGCAGAACCGTTTTGAGATGGTGGAGCAGGCCATCCAGATAGAGTCCCCTGAAGGCAAGCTGACCGGGACGCTGGTGCTGCCTAAGGAATCTTCTGCAACTTCCGGCAAGTTGGGATTAGTTCTGTTCATTCACGGGGACGGGCCGATTAACGCTTCGCATGATGACGGCTACAAGCCGCTGTGGGAGCAGTTAGCCAGCCTGGGTTATGCGTCCTTATCTCTTGATAAAAGAGGGATCGGCGGTTCCGCAGGCAATTGGTTGGACCAGAGCATCGACGACCGGGTAGAGGAGGCGCGTGAAGCGATTGCCTGGGCCCGGAAGCAGCCGGGTATTGACCCGGACCGGATCGGGGTGTGGGGTGCGAGCCAGGCCGGATGGGTAATTCCCAAGCTGGCCGGGAAGGAACCGCTCGCCTTCAGCATTCTGGTCTCCCCGGCCGTCAACTGGCTGCGCCAGGGTGCCTATCATACCCGGCAGCAGATGCTGCAGGAAGGGAAATCGGAGGCGGAAATCGCAGCTGAAGAGGCGGCTAACAACGAGGTTCGGCAGCTATTGGCGCGAAAGGCGAGCTATGAAGACTATCTGGCTGCGGTGCGGGAGGATGACCCGATGACGAGGGAGCGGTGGACTTTTGTCAGCAAGAATTACCAGTCGGATGCCGAGCAGGATCTTAAGCAGTTCCGCTCGCCGGTACTCTTGCTGCTGGGCCAGCAGGATATTCATGTCGACTGGCAGGAGACGGAGCAGGTGTACCGCAAGATGATCTTGCCGGGGCTGCTGAGCGTCGCTGTCTTCCCGGAGGCAGAGCATTCCATGCTGAGCAAGAAGACGGCGGATTCCAGCTTCCGGGCGCTCATGATCAGTCTGTTCGCCCCGCGGCACATCACCGTGCCGGGCTATATGAATCAGATTGAGGACTTCCTGAAGGAGCTGAATTAA
- a CDS encoding GNAT family N-acetyltransferase has product MSLAPITIEPMQPRYNRPVSQLLAQAFQAKFHRRLHLSGNVLAKGLETLLDYAPAGPFAPRSVALQQGEVIGSIGMKYKSAEDQLVRGKRLAPLPAVFPLLRRRGMVRLLAGLATLEHYPEAGECYITDLAVHPAHHSKGVGRQLLGWAGEVVAADPGLDRLSLHVAASNPRARQLYERLSFQTSVRQNRQLLYLVLGERAWEYMVLIQKGGQIEQ; this is encoded by the coding sequence ATGAGCCTTGCACCGATTACGATAGAGCCGATGCAACCCCGGTATAACCGGCCGGTAAGCCAGTTGCTGGCCCAGGCGTTCCAAGCCAAGTTCCACAGACGGCTGCACCTCAGCGGGAATGTGCTGGCTAAGGGTCTGGAGACGCTTCTCGACTATGCTCCGGCCGGACCGTTCGCCCCCAGAAGCGTCGCCTTGCAGCAGGGAGAGGTGATTGGCAGCATCGGGATGAAATATAAGTCTGCGGAGGATCAGCTGGTAAGGGGTAAGCGGCTGGCCCCGTTACCGGCTGTATTCCCTCTGCTAAGGAGACGCGGCATGGTCCGGCTGCTGGCTGGTCTGGCGACACTTGAACATTACCCCGAGGCCGGCGAGTGTTATATTACCGACCTGGCAGTTCATCCGGCCCACCACAGCAAGGGCGTAGGCCGGCAACTGCTCGGATGGGCCGGGGAAGTTGTGGCTGCCGACCCTGGCCTGGACCGCCTCAGCCTGCACGTTGCGGCCAGCAATCCGCGGGCCAGACAGCTCTATGAGCGGCTGTCCTTCCAGACAAGTGTTCGTCAGAACAGGCAGCTTCTGTATTTAGTATTGGGCGAACGGGCATGGGAATACATGGTCCTGATTCAAAAAGGGGGACAGATAGAGCAATGA
- a CDS encoding MerR family transcriptional regulator: protein MRNEITISELAKLMNVSVHQIRYFEEKGVLQPAYTGENQYRMYSMDQVYQLAHILLLRKLEVPVQSINECMSYSPEQHRGLLEHSLGGIEQELKRLQKLRQFIRKMLEEEQSYSSQAEPFQRVLQPEVHLTELMKLDSHSQLSAALLAQQAAGIPDLFESDIYYVADEQEAVTLYLEMQAPGDLTLPAGDYLIRQCVIQEEELEEQCDHFLTYAAAQAIPLAGPLVVIERSYLSLFAPGKLHYELKALIQPGVIEEGAGSV from the coding sequence ATGAGAAATGAAATAACGATTAGTGAACTGGCCAAGCTGATGAATGTATCGGTCCATCAGATCCGGTATTTTGAAGAGAAGGGTGTTCTGCAGCCTGCGTATACCGGTGAGAATCAGTACAGAATGTACAGTATGGATCAAGTGTATCAGCTCGCGCACATCCTGCTGCTCCGCAAGCTTGAAGTGCCTGTTCAGTCGATTAACGAATGTATGAGCTATAGTCCGGAGCAGCATCGCGGGCTGCTGGAGCACTCTCTCGGAGGGATCGAACAGGAGCTGAAGCGTCTTCAGAAGCTGCGGCAGTTCATCCGCAAAATGCTGGAGGAGGAGCAGAGCTACAGCTCGCAGGCGGAGCCCTTTCAGAGGGTGTTGCAGCCTGAAGTCCATCTCACCGAGCTGATGAAGCTGGATTCGCACAGTCAGCTTAGTGCGGCGCTGCTGGCGCAGCAGGCGGCAGGGATACCGGATCTGTTCGAATCGGATATTTATTATGTGGCAGATGAACAGGAGGCCGTGACCTTGTATCTGGAGATGCAGGCTCCGGGCGATCTGACTCTTCCGGCCGGGGATTATCTGATCCGCCAATGTGTGATTCAGGAGGAGGAGCTTGAAGAACAGTGTGACCATTTCTTGACCTATGCGGCTGCACAAGCGATTCCGCTGGCGGGGCCCCTGGTGGTAATTGAGCGGTCGTATCTGTCACTGTTCGCTCCGGGCAAGCTGCACTATGAACTGAAAGCATTGATCCAACCGGGAGTGATTGAGGAAGGGGCGGGATCGGTATGA
- a CDS encoding LysR family transcriptional regulator: MELRQLKTFYTLASTLNFARAAEAQNYVPSTVTMQMKALEEELGVKLVDRLGKNVTLTDTGKTFLRYADNILCMVEEAQHALKQPGELTGTIVISADETLCTYRLPAVLHRFRQLHPGVRLIFLPLVSPSLRQSLRDGDVDVIFMLDEVKSESGFCGEKITDERFCLLAAPDHPLASRPALAIQDFHGETFLLTEQGCSYRSFFERSLSQKGMAGITELEFHSAEAIKQCAKLGMGIAILPEMAVSEELQRGELISLPWDLTAVSFATQMFWHEEKWLSPAIEAFIRLARDLESFP; the protein is encoded by the coding sequence ATGGAATTGCGCCAACTTAAAACCTTCTATACGCTGGCTTCCACGCTTAATTTCGCCCGAGCCGCCGAAGCGCAGAACTATGTTCCCTCAACGGTTACGATGCAAATGAAGGCCCTGGAGGAAGAATTGGGGGTGAAGCTGGTAGACCGGCTCGGCAAAAATGTGACGTTAACCGATACCGGCAAAACGTTCCTGCGTTATGCAGACAACATCCTGTGTATGGTGGAGGAGGCGCAGCATGCCCTCAAGCAGCCCGGTGAGCTGACAGGCACCATCGTAATCAGTGCAGATGAGACGTTATGCACTTACAGACTTCCCGCTGTGCTGCACCGGTTCCGCCAGCTTCATCCCGGAGTCCGGCTGATCTTCCTGCCGCTCGTGAGTCCGAGTCTCAGGCAGAGCCTGCGGGACGGGGATGTCGATGTGATCTTCATGCTGGATGAAGTGAAGAGCGAGAGCGGATTTTGCGGAGAAAAAATAACAGACGAGCGCTTCTGCCTCCTGGCTGCTCCCGATCATCCGCTGGCATCGCGTCCGGCGCTGGCTATCCAGGATTTTCACGGCGAGACCTTCCTGCTGACAGAGCAGGGGTGCTCCTACCGCAGCTTCTTCGAGCGCAGCCTATCCCAGAAGGGGATGGCGGGTATCACGGAGCTGGAGTTTCATAGTGCAGAGGCAATCAAACAATGCGCGAAGCTGGGGATGGGCATCGCCATCCTGCCTGAAATGGCCGTAAGCGAAGAATTGCAGCGGGGGGAGCTGATCTCTCTGCCGTGGGATTTGACCGCAGTATCTTTTGCAACTCAGATGTTCTGGCATGAGGAGAAGTGGCTCTCCCCGGCTATTGAGGCTTTTATCCGTCTGGCCCGGGATCTCGAGTCCTTCCCTTGA
- a CDS encoding MFS transporter, with protein MNNRLTIYILALAVFLIGTIEYIITGVIEMIAADLGVSTSEVGLLVTVFALSAAIIAPVLIALTINMDRKKLLLTALGVFIASNGLMLLKLPYEAMLGVRVIQGASGGIATVVAMAVATRLVERERRGNAIGIILMGLSSSLVLGVPAGTFFSGYFGWRALFIIVGGLSLIPLCIISAKVPAIKEKEAVTLKMQLSVLKDSRIVTALAISLLYVGGYATLFTYITPYLQAASSLSVTEISGVLFLAGVCSFMGSKLGGQLADSRGSKFTIIAGLLLQAATLLLFALTGVPVIVLLLILMLFMLGTWSISPAQQLLLVTLVPRNPDMALSVNTSFIQFGFALGSGLGGYVISRTSVLHLNWAGLAAVAVALILAVRLFKTQKA; from the coding sequence TTGAATAACAGATTGACGATATATATTCTGGCACTTGCCGTTTTTCTGATCGGGACGATTGAATATATTATTACCGGTGTGATTGAGATGATTGCCGCAGATCTTGGCGTATCCACCTCCGAAGTGGGGCTGCTGGTGACCGTATTTGCGCTGTCCGCAGCCATTATTGCACCGGTGCTCATTGCATTGACCATTAATATGGACCGCAAAAAGCTGCTGCTGACCGCCCTCGGCGTGTTCATTGCCAGCAACGGGCTGATGCTGCTGAAGTTGCCTTATGAAGCTATGCTAGGAGTTAGAGTTATCCAAGGGGCAAGCGGGGGCATAGCTACTGTAGTCGCCATGGCTGTAGCTACAAGGCTCGTGGAGAGGGAGCGGAGAGGCAATGCGATTGGCATTATTCTGATGGGACTCAGCAGCTCGCTGGTTCTGGGCGTACCGGCCGGCACTTTTTTCAGCGGATACTTTGGGTGGAGGGCTCTGTTCATCATCGTCGGGGGGCTCAGCCTTATTCCGCTGTGCATCATCTCAGCCAAGGTCCCTGCCATAAAAGAAAAAGAAGCCGTCACCCTGAAGATGCAGCTCTCTGTGCTTAAGGATTCCAGAATTGTTACCGCTCTGGCGATCAGCTTATTGTATGTAGGGGGTTACGCTACACTCTTCACTTATATTACCCCTTACCTGCAGGCCGCATCCTCTCTGTCTGTCACCGAAATCAGCGGGGTGCTCTTCCTGGCGGGCGTCTGCAGCTTCATGGGCTCCAAGTTAGGCGGGCAATTGGCCGATTCTAGAGGATCGAAGTTCACCATTATCGCAGGACTTCTGTTACAAGCAGCCACACTCCTCCTGTTCGCACTAACGGGCGTTCCGGTGATCGTCCTTCTCCTGATCCTGATGCTCTTCATGCTGGGCACCTGGAGCATCTCCCCTGCGCAGCAGCTTCTGCTGGTCACCCTGGTTCCCCGGAACCCGGATATGGCCCTGAGCGTAAACACCTCCTTCATCCAGTTCGGATTCGCGCTGGGATCGGGCTTAGGCGGCTATGTGATCAGCCGTACCTCTGTGCTCCACCTGAACTGGGCGGGCCTCGCCGCTGTAGCGGTAGCTCTGATTCTGGCCGTCCGGCTGTTCAAGACTCAGAAGGCTTGA
- a CDS encoding malate:quinone oxidoreductase, translating into MSNQQTKADVILIGAGIMSATLGSLLKELVPDWQITVFERRAGAGEESSGEWNNAGTGHSSLCELNYTTEQPDGSIDISKAIKVNEEFQFSKQFWSYLVSQKRIHNPQDFIVPVPHMSFVEGQKDVAFLQKRFEALSNSPLFQGMEFSDDPRRLMEWIPLMMKNRKLDQPIAATKIDSGTDVNFGALTRMLFNHLQSNNTDIRYNHQVDDLKRAQDGSWELKVKNLASGVTERHNAKFVFIGGGGGSLHLLQKSGIPEGKKIGGFPVSGLFMVCKKPEIVAQHHAKVYGKAAVGAPPMSVPHLDTRVIDKQESLFFGPFAGFSPKFLKYGSMFDLITSVKPDNLVTMLAAGAKNLSLTKYLIGQVMLSKEQRMEALREFIPDAKSEDWELVVAGQRVQIIKDTAAGKGMLQFGTEVISSADGSIAALLGASPGASTAVSVMLEVITKCFPQQIKAWEPKIKQMIPAYGMSLSANPKLLNDIHASAAHTLGLTNGTDGHEPPAAVNHL; encoded by the coding sequence ATGAGCAACCAACAAACAAAAGCAGACGTTATTTTAATTGGTGCTGGAATCATGAGTGCAACACTTGGTTCACTGTTAAAGGAATTAGTACCGGATTGGCAAATAACCGTGTTTGAGCGGCGTGCGGGTGCCGGGGAGGAGAGCTCAGGAGAATGGAACAATGCGGGAACGGGGCATTCTTCACTCTGCGAGCTTAACTATACTACAGAGCAGCCGGACGGATCGATTGACATCAGCAAGGCGATTAAGGTGAACGAGGAATTTCAGTTCTCCAAGCAATTCTGGTCCTATCTGGTGAGCCAGAAACGAATACACAATCCGCAGGATTTCATTGTACCTGTGCCGCATATGAGCTTTGTGGAAGGACAGAAGGACGTTGCATTTTTACAAAAGCGATTTGAAGCGCTTTCAAATAGTCCGCTGTTTCAAGGCATGGAATTCTCCGATGATCCTAGGCGGCTGATGGAATGGATTCCGCTGATGATGAAGAACCGGAAGCTGGACCAGCCGATAGCGGCGACCAAAATCGATTCGGGAACGGATGTGAATTTCGGCGCTCTGACCCGCATGCTGTTCAACCACTTACAGAGCAATAACACCGATATTAGATATAATCATCAGGTGGATGATCTGAAGCGCGCGCAGGACGGCTCCTGGGAGCTGAAGGTGAAGAATCTCGCCAGCGGCGTAACAGAGCGTCATAACGCCAAGTTCGTCTTCATCGGCGGCGGGGGAGGAAGCCTGCATCTGCTGCAGAAATCCGGTATTCCGGAAGGCAAAAAGATTGGCGGATTCCCGGTAAGCGGACTGTTCATGGTCTGCAAGAAGCCGGAGATTGTAGCCCAGCATCATGCCAAGGTGTATGGTAAGGCTGCGGTGGGTGCACCTCCGATGTCTGTTCCGCATCTGGATACCCGGGTGATCGATAAGCAGGAATCCCTGTTCTTCGGGCCGTTTGCCGGCTTCTCGCCCAAGTTCCTGAAATACGGCTCCATGTTCGATCTGATTACCTCGGTCAAGCCGGATAATCTGGTTACGATGCTTGCAGCAGGAGCGAAGAATCTGTCATTGACCAAATATCTGATCGGGCAGGTCATGCTGTCCAAAGAACAGCGCATGGAAGCGCTGCGGGAGTTCATCCCGGATGCGAAAAGCGAGGATTGGGAGCTGGTGGTAGCGGGCCAGCGGGTGCAGATTATTAAGGATACAGCAGCCGGCAAAGGCATGCTTCAATTCGGAACGGAAGTCATCAGCAGCGCGGACGGCTCCATCGCCGCATTGCTGGGAGCCTCTCCAGGGGCGTCCACGGCCGTCTCTGTCATGCTGGAGGTCATCACCAAGTGCTTCCCGCAGCAGATCAAGGCCTGGGAGCCGAAGATCAAGCAGATGATTCCTGCCTACGGCATGTCCCTGTCCGCTAACCCGAAGCTATTGAATGACATTCATGCTTCCGCAGCGCACACGCTGGGCCTGACGAATGGAACAGATGGGCATGAGCCGCCAGCCGCGGTCAATCATCTGTAG